The genomic interval ACATAGACACGTTGACTGCATCTAGGATGAGCACCACGAATGACTGACTGCCTTGTTGAATGCACGCAGCAGAATAAGACTGCGGATTCCCTGCCTGGGAAACCAGGGGATTAAAGGCTTTAAGACCAATGTATTAAGCAACGAAATAAAGATAGCTTAGACAACTAAATCCATTTGcagccatttgccatttaagTGCCTAATCGTGGCATTAAATAAAGTGTGTGCAAATATCGCCTCTTTCTTTATTCATTAATTCAATAAATCTGTCAATCACCAAAAGATTACTAACTTACTGGCTAAGACATGTTTTTTCAACTGGAGAATccaacattaaaatatttctcgaTTACAGCGGATCCCCTACGGAAGGCAATGTATCCCTTAATCGCtttcataaaactaaacacCAGCTAGGACCCTTAGTTGTAGGCAGGTGACTAGGCACGGATTCTACGACTGGGATTTTATTTACCTAAATACAACACTTCACCCATAACATCAATTTAGTTCGAACACTCATTTTGAATCGCTTGCTGCACGGAGCCAATAACACGTTCATGTCGGCGTATCTAAATAATAAATGCTTTGAACGAGTAGCTCAATTTAGTTAATGTGCAGATTGGTCACTCGAtctattcaaatatttaaaataacatGCACTGGTGACCAAACGCAATTAACATGATCATTCCAGCTTACTTTTTCGAGATCAAATATACGAAGTGTTTAGAAAAagtacattattttttaatttaatactgGAGGTCTTTACAGTAATGACACTTGTTATATTGTTTTGGtatctatttaaaaatgattttaaaaatatgaaagtaGTGTTCggtacaaaattaaaatatacgCTTTTAATAGCtctttttaaatgttttgccCTGATCATAATAATCGATTTTGACACAAAGTCGACACTTAAAAGCTAATGTTTTTGATACAAACCTTAGTAAAAGTTATCACTCCAGCAGTCTCAGTTtttgaaaatggcaaagttAGTCCTAAGTATATCGGTGTCATTCGTGTGTCTTATAATCGCGCCAGTACCCGTGGTAAGTATTCCTCGATCTGAACTGGTCTTAGTAAAGCACACCTTGAAATGTTTTTAGACGAATAAAATCCTTATGCTGGAGAGTCAGTGTGGCAACATTAATCGCAGCTATTTTTCTAATTTCACGATGTTGGTAAAAAACTCGCGGATGAATatggaattttttttgttacggGTTTTGGTCCCGGGTATCACAATGGACATGGAATTCTTTATTAGCATGCAGAACTCCTATAAGTTTcagaaaattttccaatatacGCTGGATATGTGCAACCTTCTGGCACAACGAAGAAACAACATGTTCAAAAAATGGTTTGCGACATTCTTCAATGCAGgtaactttaaaaaatattgcccGGTCGAGCCCAACTTTTACTACCTGAAGAACTACAACTATAACACGCTATTTATTCCGAAGTTTTTATATGCTGGAAAGTATAGAGTAAAATTTGACATGAaccaaataagaaaaattgaTGGTATCCGATACTTTGTGGTGGGGTGTGCATTTGAAGTTGAAATAAAGTAAGCAATGACTAATTCGCTTAATTTTACATGTTGCCatcaattaaaattagtttagtCTGGTTGCCGTCTGgatgaaaatttattttacacatCATTATTCGCTCGACACCAGCATGGAATTGTTGAAAGTTTGTTCTATTGTCTCCCTGATATTTGCCCACGAACTGGAAATCGCAGGGGCAGTgagtatttattaattattcgTTAAAGATACGGTTTAAGTAATACTATCCTTGCAACGAAGTCTTCCCTCATCTTCCAGACGGGAAAGTGCAAGTTCAGTCCGACGTATTTCCAAAACTTCACCTTAGAAATTAGAAACAACACATTGTACATGGATATGACCACCTCCAAACCGATTCACCGCGGCCTCAAGGTCTTCCTCAACACCCAGATCAGCCTCGACAAGGGCAGAAGCTATCAACGCCTTTTCGCCCACATCCTGGACACTTGTGGGGTGGTTTCCTCGGTGAGAGGAAACCTCTTCAAGAGCTGGTTCGATAGTATGCTGAAGCACGGAAACTTCATGGTCAACTGCCCTGTTCCTGCGGGTCACTACTTTTTGCGGGACTGGAAGCTGGACTCACAGTTGGTCCCGCACTATCTGCTTCCCGGAGATTATTGTATCACTGCTCACTTCTTCTTTGGTAAGCACAAGTCGAAGCAAGAGGACTTCTTTCTCGACTTGGAGGTCTTTGCCCTTTTAAAAGCTACATAGGTGGTATATTTGTAAAAATCAGCCAATTAATTCGGgttcattaaaaaattttaaaaaaataggCTATAAAAATGCGACATTTCGAAGTAATTTAAATCCAATTAGCAAATCATTTTGTGTGCAATTGAATAAAATGGCATCGTTTGGATCATAATGCAGTCACTCAGACCTCACATCGGAAGTACCAATGTTGAAAATAGCGTGTATCCTAATCTTAATATCCGTTTCCCAGTCAGAGGTAAGCAAATATCACCAAGATAGATCGTAAACCTTATTGACACCGCTTCCAACAGTCCAGCTCAGTGGCCTTGACTCGCGTACAGTGCGAGAAGAACTCCAAATTCTTTGACACCCTGAACGTGACGTCTGTGAATGGTACAATCTACGCGGATGTACATCTACTCCAGACCCTCAAGGCGGGCTTTCGAGCACACGTCGATGTGCAACTGCGTCTCAGCAATGCCAGAAACTTTCAGAGTCTGGTCCAAGCCGACACCGACTATTGCGAGCTCCTCTCGACCCTGAAGGACTCACTCTTTCGGCGCTGGATCAAAAGCGTGTCCAAAAACAGCAATTTCATGGAGAACTGCCCTGTTCCGGCGGGGCATTACTACCTAAAGGGCTGGCACGTTGACATGGGCCTTGTGCCCTCCTATCTACTAAGCGGCGACTACCTCCTAAGTGCCCTGGTTTACTACGGGAAGTATCGCACCAAGAAGCAGATGTTCCTTGTTCGGTGCATGGTGGAGGCAACAATGCATAACAAATAGAAACGAGTTCAACGTTTGGTTTGCGAGTGTCTAATTATTTGATTCAACAGTTTGGCCGAATAATCAATCTATCACGCAATTCAAACAGAACAACAAGCCCATCAAGTGGCTTTAAGTGCAATAACCAAAAATCAGTTGGGTTGGTGTTTGGCAATGTTCAAGTTGACATCATCACGCAATGTTTTCAGGGAAACTCGTACTCTTTGTTCTGGGCTGGATTGTTGTAACTGTTTTTATAAAGCCGAGCGTGGTGAGTCATTGAGTTTGTTTCTCAAGGTATTTTTAAGAATATGCTTATTAGGGCGCCAGAATGACTTTTAAAGCCGGTGACTGCACATACAACAGATCGACGTTCTCCAACTTTAGTATCCAAATAATCAAGACGAAAGTATTAATGGATATGATATTGGTCACCACTCTACGACAGGGGCTAAAAGCGCACTTGAGCTTCGAGTTCCGTATTTCCAAGGGCAAACCCTACCAAAGTGTCTACCAACACGATATGAACTACTGTGCTTTGATCAAGGGCTCTCAGGAGTCGATTTACCGGCGGTGGTTTACGTCCATGCTAAAGGTTGGAAACTTCGCAACGAGCTGTCCCATAAGGGAAGGTTACTATTATATGCATGGCTGGACCCTAGATGCGAACAATGTGCCATCCTTTCTTTACCTGGGTGACTACCGGATCGGCGGATCCTTCTTCTACGGCAGGTTCAAGAAACAGTTCTACAGTCCCCTACTGGAGTGTAGTGTTGAAGCGGTGTTGAACTAACGTTTAGCTTAGTTGCTAAACCATTGGATTGGAAGATCGCGTAGTGGATGAACGGATAGTCAGGCTCCAATACGCTggataattaaaatattttgatcaGACAGAGGCATTTATTGAAACACTTCtcatgtttttgtttactgcGATGGCTCGGCCTACATGGATCTTGCATCTAGTCAGGCTGGAGGTACCGTTGTGCCTGGTCATTGCTCTTTTCTCCTTTAGAGCGGTAAGTACTGTGTACTGAGTGGTACTCAAATTCTTGAGTCCAGGCTTGCTTTTCCTAGGAATGCAGCGTCAAGTTCATAGCCGGTGAGAGCAGGTTTAACCGGAAGTACTTTGAAAACTTTACGTTTACTATTCGTGATGATAAAATTTTCCTGGACATGTATCTGCGAAAGCCCCTGGTTAGGGGCTGGAGAGC from Drosophila yakuba strain Tai18E2 chromosome 3L, Prin_Dyak_Tai18E2_2.1, whole genome shotgun sequence carries:
- the LOC6535160 gene encoding uncharacterized protein LOC6535160 gives rise to the protein MAKLVLSISVSFVCLIIAPVPVTNKILMLESQCGNINRSYFSNFTMLVKNSRMNMEFFLLRVLVPGITMDMEFFISMQNSYKFQKIFQYTLDMCNLLAQRRNNMFKKWFATFFNAGNFKKYCPVEPNFYYLKNYNYNTLFIPKFLYAGKYRVKFDMNQIRKIDGIRYFVVGCAFEVEIK
- the LOC6535163 gene encoding uncharacterized protein LOC6535163; protein product: MFSGKLVLFVLGWIVVTVFIKPSVGARMTFKAGDCTYNRSTFSNFSIQIIKTKVLMDMILVTTLRQGLKAHLSFEFRISKGKPYQSVYQHDMNYCALIKGSQESIYRRWFTSMLKVGNFATSCPIREGYYYMHGWTLDANNVPSFLYLGDYRIGGSFFYGRFKKQFYSPLLECSVEAVLN
- the LOC120320448 gene encoding uncharacterized protein LOC120320448 isoform X2 → MKIYFTHHYSLDTSMELLKVCSIVSLIFAHELEIAGATGKCKFSPTYFQNFTLEIRNNTLYMDMTTSKPIHRGLKVFLNTQISLDKGRSYQRLFAHILDTCGVVSSVRGNLFKSWFDSMLKHGNFMVNCPVPAGHYFLRDWKLDSQLVPHYLLPGDYCITAHFFFGKHKSKQEDFFLDLEVFALLKAT
- the LOC6535162 gene encoding uncharacterized protein LOC6535162, giving the protein MLKIACILILISVSQSESSSVALTRVQCEKNSKFFDTLNVTSVNGTIYADVHLLQTLKAGFRAHVDVQLRLSNARNFQSLVQADTDYCELLSTLKDSLFRRWIKSVSKNSNFMENCPVPAGHYYLKGWHVDMGLVPSYLLSGDYLLSALVYYGKYRTKKQMFLVRCMVEATMHNK
- the LOC120320448 gene encoding uncharacterized protein LOC120320448 isoform X1, with the protein product MKIYFTHHYSLDTSMELLKVCSIVSLIFAHELEIAGASSLIFQTGKCKFSPTYFQNFTLEIRNNTLYMDMTTSKPIHRGLKVFLNTQISLDKGRSYQRLFAHILDTCGVVSSVRGNLFKSWFDSMLKHGNFMVNCPVPAGHYFLRDWKLDSQLVPHYLLPGDYCITAHFFFGKHKSKQEDFFLDLEVFALLKAT